CCACATGCTTACCTTGCTATTGCCAGTATTGTATATGTGGGTTTATGCCCAGAAAATCTTCCAGATTAATATGAGAACTCCTCCACCCTTGCTCATCAGGAAGTAGTTACAGAAGATAGAACTTCacacattttcccttttataagaAATGCTCATTAGATGCTGCttcttaagaataaaaaaaatcacataaaaggGAGGATTTGATAGCTGGAAAGGTTAAAAAAGATACCCAATATTATTCTTTAGCTGGGAAATGCTTCATATAGTCTTCAGTAGctagaaaattatttattatgaTCACTTCACTCAACCAGCCTCGAGTTACTTTAAGCATAAAAATCCATTGTTGAAATAGCTTGCTTTTGATCTAATCTCAACAACATAAAACTTAATCTCTGTTCCCAGAAACTCTCCCAGCATTACCTGCGGGAGGATGTAAGGGGTATCACCATATGGTCTGATAAGCAGTTCCACCTTCTGCTTGAAATACAAGCCTAAATGAGCGGAGGAATTCAAGATAACAGGAAATGCTGGCCCATCAGCTTTTCCTCAtctattctttttccttctgctttcttctagaTCCTGGtcattactttttgtttttgaggtTACAAAAGCCCAAACCACACTTCTCACTCTGAACTCATCTTGAAAAacctttcttccttcaattccttgCTGATGCATCTTCTCACCAAAGAAAAGAGACATGTTTCTCTGTTTGACACACGGTCACATGGGCCTGACTATTTAGAACCATGTTTTCTAATggcaaaattttttatttaaaaaggtgTGAGGTAATGTGTATTTTGTTTCCCTAAATGGGTAATGTTTCCtgcttaaaattataaattttagttTATAACTTCTTAGGTTGGAAAACTTCATTTCTGCataatattttgctattttgtagGGATTTTGCTACATTACACTTTACAAAGACCTTCCAAATCTTGACCATAAACATGAATCAAGTGAGTGAGCAATTCTGCTTTGAGAAAAATACTAAAGCTGAACTACTCTGAAGGATATTTAAAGCAATCATTGTCACTTGGGGTGAGAGGTGGAGTCATTCCTGGGGCATTCTCTTGTAAGGCCAGAAATTTTCATCCAATAGACACAAGCATACATTTTAAAGACATTGTGAAAAGAACTGTTCTTGGGCTGATCAGTCACTTATGAAATGTCATTTAGTGAAAGTGAGAAAGAAATTAGTGGGGtgtgggggaagaaagaaaaaattacagaaatacaGAGAGTGGCATTCATACTTCTTCTGATGCCATTTTGTCTGAAgtttgggctgggctgggctgggctgaatATTAGTATGCTTTGATAGAGTCCACTCTACTCAATatatcagaataaaaatgtataataaaaaattacttcaaatgttctagaatttcttcctttaaacTTTTACATCAAACCCAAAGTCAAATTTTATGCACCAGACTAACTTGAGTGTAAATATTTTGCTGTTGACACAAGGCAATGTGAACAAAACCGTAAGTCCAAATATAACAAGACATTTCTCCAAGTTTATCTTTCTCTAGTTAAGATCTTATTaacattttccaaagagaaatgtCAAGCAAATGGATTAAGCAAATGAGtggtataaaataaagataacataCCTGATTCAATAATCAGCGCAtttcaaaaatttgaaagaaatatttgCTTCTCTCAAATGAAATTCTTCTACAATTTGCATCAGATTCATACATATTTTTGAGCTCAAATATGTGAGCTACCATAAATCTTGACTAAAGctgatttcctcctcttctctatGTCACCCTTTTCtccatttatcatttttcattGCATTCAGGGTTGGGGATTGAAATTGGATCATGGGAGGATGGATGTGTCCCATGGAGACTTCTTGCCATTAAGTGTTTGCTGGCTTGTTGGATAAAAAGAATGGCTTAAATTCAACCTGTTTCTAGTAGGTTGAGGAAAATTTTGTACATGTAAGGATTTTGAACATGTAAGGGTTCTAGAAATACTTCATGAAGAATTGAATTGAAACTTTAGCAATATTCTCTACCTTAgtaggaaaatatagaaaatcttGGCAGACAACATCTGATCATCTGCAATGGTAATACATGTTGAATTCCTCTTTTAATATTAAACATTAAACATCAATACTAGTTCATCATATGTGAACAGATTTTCATTCTTAGGTTAAGACCTACTGAACTATGGAGtgctatataaaaatattataaatttgtatttgagttctaattttttatttaggatttttttcacatttggaTTTGAATTACTAATTTTTCATTTAGGATTTTTACATATAGGTTTGAAAGTGAAATTGACCTGTAGTATTTTTAAGTTATTGTACCTGGTATTATTTGTTCTTTGAAGGTTTGGAAGATGTACATAATTATGAATATGTCTTTTGACTTTTATGGGGTTGAAACTTTGACTTCCCTTCCAATATATTCCACAGTTATTGATATCTTCAGTACTTTTTTCTCATgcaaatttgaaaatttatgcTTTCTTAGAAAATCAACAAATTCACTTGGATGAATCTGTTGTCTTCTGATTTTACATAGCATTCTTTAATGATTGCTTAATCTCCTGAACATAAGAATTTATAGACTTTAtcctaatttccatttttaaattgtatagtCCCTTTTCATTTTAGTCACATATTAGTTCATTGTTTTCGtctctcaaaaaaatttttttatttcactagGAACTGCAtaaattattcctttttattttaaaaacttccaaTGTTAAAGTAAAACTACACTGAAATATCATCTCATCTAGCACATCTGCAAAAATCAAAAATTTCACAATTACTCTTTGACAGTGCTACATAGCTATCCATATACTGCAAGTGGAAATATAACATGTAATGACCACTACAGAAGGGAATTTAGTGATGTCCAGCAAATCTTGAAATCCAACTCAAGAGATGAGAAAACCAACTCAGCAGGACAAGAGGACTCAACAGGATTAAGGGCCAACTTCACATCAGAAACAATGAAGGCTGAAGTCAGGgaaatgacatattcaaaatgctgaaagaaaaataactatcAAACAAAATTCTATAGCTAGAGAAACTACAGGCATTCCTCGGAGATATTGTGGGcgcagttccagaccaccacaataaagcaattATCACAATAATGTGAATCAcataaattttttggtttcccaatgcacatcaaaattatgtttatactatactgtagtctattaagtgtgcaatagcattatgcctAAAAGAACAATATAGATATCTCAGTTAAAAATAGATTATTGCTAAAGAATTTGTATGTTAatcatcatctgagccttcagtgagtcatcgtCTCTGTGCTGATGGAgagtcttgcctcaatgttgatagCTTCTGACTGCCCAGGGTGGTGGTTCTGAAGGTTGGGGTGACTGTGGTCATTTTTTTAAGATAAGACAACAATGAACTTCGCCACATTGGTAgcttcttcctttcatgaaaaaagtttatgtaacattctaaatcctttgttgtcatgtcaacaatgttcacagcaacttCACCAGGAATAGGGAGGTctgaggagagggagacagaCTGGGGTGCAGCTGACTGACTGGTGAAGAAGACAAACACACaatatttattgatattgttcataTTTTATGGGCACAATTCATGGTGCTCCAAAATAATTACAACAGTAACAGCAAAGATCACAGCTCAAAGATCTCCACAACAgattgaataataaaataaaagtttgacATATTGCGAGAATTAGCAAAATATGACATGGAGGCATGGAGTTAGCTCATGTTGTTGGAAACATGGCTCCATTGGACTTTCTTGACACAAGGTTGCCACAAAACTTcaatttgtaggaaaaaaaaaaaaaaaaaaaaaaaacactacccCACAGTACCtatgaagcacaataaagtgaaatgtaataaaacaaagtatatctgtattcttttaaaaatgaaggtgaaataaagatattccCAGATCAAAAATATTCTGAGAGAATTCATTCTTAGCAGGTATATGCTACAAAAATACTATCGGAAATTCTTTAggctgaaaggagaggacaccagAAAATAACTTTATTCAATCCAAAGAAATATGAAGATGTAAGAAAATATGACAGTGATAGCacaaatgaagtgggaggaaatGGAGAGATGTTAGAGCAAAGGTTCAAATATTTTACCAGAATAAGCAAGTAGTAACTTGAAGTAGGTTATGATAAATTACTATGCATGCTATAATCCATAGATCAACCACAGAGAAAATaactccaaaaatattttaaaaactaaaaaatgaattagaatggtacacaagaaaatattcatttatcaAAAAGATAGCGTGGGAGGAACAAAGGCATGTAAAAACTATGAGATGtagaaattaaattgaaaatatataGATGTAAATCAAACCACAGCAATAATCACAGTACATGCAAATAAATTAAGGACTACAAACAAAAGACAGATTATTAgacatgataaaaataaaatattcaacaataaaTGGTGTACAAGACATACAGCttcaattcaaagacacaagtagtaAAAGGAGTGCAAAAAACGGAAAAGGGATACGTTGCAAACAGTGACTGTAAAAGAGTtggaatgaatatattaataacaaagaaaatgcacttgaaattaaaatgttactAGAGACTAAGAGAGTCATTCTGAAATAGTAAAAGTAAATTAACtaagaatatataaatttttaagcaCATATACACCAAACAGCAGAGTCCcagaaacaaaaactgacagtATTGAAGGGAAAACAGGACAATTTGACAattatatttggagacttcaatactccaCTCTCGATAACTGACACaacatttagaaagaaaattagcaaggatatagaagacttcaacaacaCTGTCAAACAATTTTATTTGATACATATTCTTCTTAAGACATATAGAACATTctttaggatagaccatattCCAGGCTATGAAACaaaacttaataaatttaaatatagtaAAACCACACAAAGTATGTGCTTTGATCACATTGGTATTAAATCAGAAATCTTCAGAAATAAACTTGTAAACCAAGTAACACCCTTCAAATGAGTGTAACAAAAGAGATATATCAAAGGAGAAATCAtgaggaagattaaaaaaattaattttaactgaatgaaaacacagcatgTTAAAATCCTTGGATTCAGTAAATCAGAATTAGAGGGAAATGTATGGCTCAAGaatacttatattaaaaataagaaatttctcAAATCAGTAACCATATCTTTCACAATAGGAAActcaaaaagaagagcaaattaaacctaatACAGCAGAAAAAAAggtatttaaatattataattcaaAACAATGTAATGGAACAGAGAAAACcaatagagaatatcaatggaACCAAAAGTTGATTATTTGAAAACGTCAAGaaaattgacaagcctttagTTAGACTGATGAAAGGAGGAGACACTATTACAAAAGTCGGGAATGAGAAAAGGAATATCAATATAGACCctgcataaaataaaagaattatattactatgaacaactttatgccaacaaatgagacaactttaatgacattttaaaagaaatgcctGAAAAGGCACATGTTACTAAATATGAGTCAAGAAGGAATAGAAACCTTAAGTAGACTTtttcttaatgtaattttattgaaatatgttcacatattatacaataatccaagtgtacaattgttcacagtttcatcatatagttgtgcattcaacattggaatcaatttttgaacattttcattgctccaaaaagtaaaaatgaaaataagaataaaaatgaaagtaaaagagaacactcaaagcatcccatacccctccgcCCCATCACTgctactttttttaattgaaatatatttcaattttatgttttatattttacttttatttttattcttattgttatcttttggagtaatgaaaatgttcaaaaattaattatggtgatgaatgcacaactatatgataatactgtgaataactgttttacactttggatgactgtatgataaaCAGACTTTTAACAAGTAAATAAATTGagtttgtaattaaaaatatgcctacaaaaaaaagtccaaatcaaataGCTTTAATTAATctcaaagcattttaaaaagaaataatttcaattcatcaaaaactcattcagaaaatagagaagaatGGAGCTCCTCCCAACTTTTTATATGAACGCAGTATTTTCCTGATGcccaaagacatcacaagaagacaaaactatagaccaataacCATCATGAATATAGACAGAATAGTCACCAAAAAAATTAGCAAACCAATTAAACAATCTATTTAAATGATTTTACATTATGATTGTTATCAATCAGAATTGTGTCCTTCACAGAGATAACAGCGTCCAACAACAGCTCCCAATTAAGATTTACATGCTTATGTAATATGTAAACATATCTTCAATAATTACTCCTCATGTAGAGTCATCAGAGATGGAAGGCAGTTCTGCGTATATATGGAAGTCCTCCAGGGGCTGCCCACAGTCCTTTCCATTCTCAGATGCAGACACATGCTATCAATGCAATTACTCTATCTCATTATTGACCTGCCTCACAGAGTCTTCAGTTTTCTGTCAAAATTAACTTGAGCTTTAGAATTCTCCACAAAATCTCAGAATTTTAATGATAGTCCTTTATAAAGACACTACATTTTTATATGGGCAAAAGttgatttttgaaattatttcttggCCAAGTAAACATGTTATTTGAtagaattattttgaatatttctaaAACCAGCTAAAATATTTCAGACATAAATGAGGTCCTGGATCCTGCATGTATTTGCACATTTAACTAAAACAGGGAGAAAGGTCACACACACAATGTAAATTGGTTCATTTTTAAcccaatttcaaataaaattgggCTATTACTTTGCTGCTATAAACACATTTCATACTCATGTTAATACcataaacatttttatacaatctcaAGCCGGCCTAGGTTTCAAACACAATACCCCACACTTCTAAACTGTAAAGTTGTTCCCTTATATGTTGAATACATTGATGAAGACTaaaaaagaacatgttctttttctcatttggctTAAAATAGAAGttagttatttccttttcttcattcatcTCTCATTAATGATAATTACTGTATATCTATACTTGGTTTTCTCCATTTACTCAATAATGCAGAAAAGAATACATCTTGATATGTGTCAAATACTGTGATTGCAACAGATATTTCCTCTTGTGATTTCCAGCTGGATCATATATTAAACACTGTATTTCATGAACATCATTTAGTAAATACCAAATAATAGTTAAttctttcatgttttccatcaCTGAATGGAGAAGATTTGCGAAACATGGCTTCATGgagaattatttataataatgtaaAATGCTGGCAATTCCAGTACCTACcaacagtcttctggaagaaattgTTTCTGTTAActtaattttctaaaatgtattttgaacATACAGATGAGAATTATTTCAAATGCTCTTACATTATGCTATCACAAATTCTTGGCACTTACAATTTGATAGTAACTCCAAAAATAAGAACCTAGCACAACATTGCAACCATTGCTCTGTAAAGAAAAACTGTGGCACTTAATGCCTAGGGAGTTAAAACAAGAAGTTCACTagttaaaactaaaaataatgagAAGGGGTTGCCTCGTTGGAATTCAGAAACTtattcttcagtttcctcatagcTGTTTTTACTTCTTGATTCCTCAAGGTATAGGTTATTGGGTTCAGAATGGGAGTAAAAATGGTATAAAACACAGACAGGATTTTGTTTGCCAGAAAGCTGCTTAGTGGCCACATGTAGATGAAGATGCATGGCCCAAAGAACATGAAGACAACAATGAAATGAGCAGTGCACGTTGAAAGCTTCTTAGATGATCCCTTTGAAGAATGGTGCTTGATAGTAACCAGGACAATAACATAAGaattgaataaaagaataaagcagGACAAGGCAATTATGCCACTTGTTGAGATCATAAAGAGGCCCAGAACATAAGTATCTACACAAGCCAGCTGGAACACCACAGGAAGGTCACAGAAAAAACTGTCTACCTTATTGGGACCACAGAATGGTAATGTGAGGGCAAATATGACCTGGCTCATTGAATGCATGGCTCCCACAACCCAGGCAGCCACCATGAGAGCAACACACACGCGGGGGCTTATAATTGAAGCATAGCGGAGGGGCTTGCATATTGCAATATACCTATCAAAGGACATAGCCATGAGTAAAATTATCTCAGTACCAGTGAAAAGgtgtagaaaaaatatttgggttATACAAGCATCAAAAGAGATGGTTTTATGTCCAGTGAGGTCATCTGTAATCATCTTGGGAGTGGCAAAGGAAGCAAGAGACATATCAATGATGGAAAGGTTGGTGAGCAGGAAATACATAGGGGAGTGTAGATGAGAGTCAGCTATAACTGTGATGACTATGACACTATTACCCACCATTGTTGCcacataaaataatgaaaagatcaTGAAGAGAAACATCTCCAGCTCCCAGGAGTTGGAGAGTCCTAGCAAAACAAACTC
The Choloepus didactylus isolate mChoDid1 chromosome 4, mChoDid1.pri, whole genome shotgun sequence DNA segment above includes these coding regions:
- the LOC119533448 gene encoding olfactory receptor 4K2 produces the protein MDEANKSIVSEFVLLGLSNSWELEMFLFMIFSLFYVATMVGNSVIVITVIADSHLHSPMYFLLTNLSIIDMSLASFATPKMITDDLTGHKTISFDACITQIFFLHLFTGTEIILLMAMSFDRYIAICKPLRYASIISPRVCVALMVAAWVVGAMHSMSQVIFALTLPFCGPNKVDSFFCDLPVVFQLACVDTYVLGLFMISTSGIIALSCFILLFNSYVIVLVTIKHHSSKGSSKKLSTCTAHFIVVFMFFGPCIFIYMWPLSSFLANKILSVFYTIFTPILNPITYTLRNQEVKTAMRKLKNKFLNSNEATPSHYF